The nucleotide window GCCCATAAACTGACATCTGCTAAAGTGGAGGGTAAAACCTTTCCCCGAATGGCCAAAACTTTAGAACTCGCAGAAATTGCCCTTTCTAAATCTCCCGTAATTTCACTCATAGCGGTGAGAAATAAATTCCCAAAACTATGACCACTCAACCCATCTCCGGCTTGAAAGCGATATTGAAAGAGTTCTGTGAGCAACTTTTCTTCATCTGCTAAGGCGGCGATACAATTGCGAATATCACCGGGGGGTAAAATACCCATTTCTCGACGCAGTCGGCCAGAAGACCCCCCATCATCCGCTACGGTTACGATCGCGGTAATATTGGCGCTATACTGTTTAATGCCTCTGAGTAAGGTAGATAAACCCGTTCCTCCCCCAATGGCGACGATTTTCGGGCCTCGGTTCAGTCTTCGATGGGCCAAAAGAAGATCGACTAATTCTCCGTCTCCTTCAGGTTGAAGCACTTCTGTAATTGCGCCGAGGGTGCGACTTTGTCCCCACAATAACAAGAATACTCCTAACCCAATGGCGATCGGCCCAGACACCGAATTAGGAATAATGTTGGCTAAGGTTTCCAACATCCCAGTGACAAACTCTATTAAGCGATTAATGGGAGTTAACTTAACCCAAATCGCTACTCCTAGAAGGGTTAAAAAAACACCAGCTAAACTAATGAGTAACCAGCGTTTAACGAATAATCCGGGGGATAACCATTTAAACCACCGATTAACTCGTCTAGGGGTTGTTTTACTCATGTTGGTTAACCGGCTTCTTTCGGAAGAAAGTCTGCGTAAGGCTTGTTTGAGTGGACTAATGGACATGGCCGATCACCTTTTAAAAAATGAGATTATTATCTTAATAAAATATAAGTTTTTGAAAAAGGGGAGAACTATCTTAAGATTTTGTGGGAGGTGACAAACCTTATGTTTTTAGATAACTACCAACTTGGATGGTTTTGTCCCTCTTAGTGAACTAAAAATCTACGCTTAGAGTAACAACCTTAGAAAAAGTTGTCAATAATATAGTATATTAAATCTTTGGATTACTTTAAGGCGAATAAAAGTAGGGAAAAAATCTCCCAGATGTTACTCACAAGGAATACTACCGAGTCACTTAAATCGGGATAACCCTTTGAGAGAGTGAAATTCATTTTAAGTCATTGTTAAATCATTGTCAGAATCCCGATTTTTTCTTTGACGCAAAGATATCTGATTGAACTCGCTTATGTTACAAAACTTCAAGTTAAAATAAGACCTCGATCGGATCTCCTATATTTAAGCTTAACTTGGATTGGGCACTTCCTCCATTAACAGCAATTTCTAGCCATCCATGACTTCCAACTAAACCGATTAATTCCCCTAAATTAACATCATTGTAGGTTTTTCCTGAAGGAATTTTGATGTCTTTGACAACTATTGACCAATTTTTTCCTGCTATTTCTTGCGGAGGAATATTAGTAATTAAATTCCCAAAATGATCGACATATTGAATACATCCTCGTAATTGATGATCTCTGAACTCTACATCAGTAATGGGGAATTGAATCAAACTTTCCGGATGAATGGGATCACCTAACACTTGTAAAGGAACTCCCTTCGCTAAATATGCTCCCACTGGTGCAAAAATATCTCGTCCATGAAAAGTAGAACTGGGGTTAGGAGTACGCCAGTAATCTGGATTGGTTAATTCTACCGCCATAATAGGAGGTAAATCCTGCAAAATTCCACTAAATAACCCATTATCAGGGCCGACTAAATATCCATCTACAAAACGAATAGCGACTCCTCTACGCTGACTTCCTACTCCCGGATCAACAACCCCAATATGAACTGTTCCTTTAGGAAAATAATCATAGGCATTCATCAGACAAAATCTTCCCGCCGCTAGATTTTGAGGGGGTATTTGATGAGTTATATCTATAACTTGGCTCAAAGGATTAATCTGGGCAATTACTCCTTTCATCACTCCCACATAGCCATCCTCTAAGCCAAAATCGGTTAGTAACGTAATTATACTCGGTTGAGACATGGGGTTTAGGCAAGGTTTACAGATTGGAGAGCAACGATACCTTAAAATGGGATTTATGTCAACCCTAATTTGAAATAAAAATAGTTTAAGAATATTCTGTAACAAAAGCTACAAAAAATCGGAAAAATGTTATTGTAGAGGTGTAGTATATATCAAGTTTTTCAAAAAAAAAGTCCATGATAAACAAAAAACGTCAAGATATCATCATAAATGCTGCTTCTGCTCACCGGGAAAGCTTACGTAAAAACTTACAACATCGTTTAGAAGTTGCCAGAGCAGAGGGAAACCAAGCTTTAATCCATCAATTAGAGAAAGAAGCAGCTTATTTAAATTTAAACTAAAATTTTTTGGCTCAATCAGTGCCAGTAAGTAATCAATGGATAATGGATAATTGATAATTGATAATTGATAATTGATAATTAATCAACTTGGTTTAAAACCTCTTTTTTGGAGGAAAAAAATCCACAAAATTTTTCCTTTGTTTCAATCCTCTTCATTATCCATTATCCATTATCCATTATTGAACCGCTTGCTTCTCGTTCGAGTAGAAGTGTAACAGGGCCATCATTTTGGATACTGACTTCCATCATTGCACCAAAAACCCCGGTTTCTACTCGTAACCCACTTTGTCTTAATTTTTCGACAAATTTTTCGTATAAATGTTGAGCAACTTGGGGAGGTGCAGAGTCACTAAAGGAAGGCCGGCGACCTTTACGACAATCTCCATATAAGGTAAATTGACTGATAACAAGTAATTCTCCGTCGATATCTTGAATTGATTTCTCCGGGCGATCGCTTTGTCCGTCTGCCGGAAATAAACGCAATTCTAAACATTTACGACACATCCAGTCTAGTTCATTTTCCGTGTCAGTGGTGGCAATAGCGACTAATAAATTTAAACCCCGTCCAATTTGACCGACAATTTTACCATTAACCGTGACTTGAGAAGATTTTACTCGTTGAATCACAACACGCATTTTAGATTTTAAAACTGTTGAAAGTAACCCCTTTAACAATTAATAATGGAAAATGGATAATTAATAATTATGCAAGCGATGCTCAAGGGAAACTCTAACCAGTCCAGTTGTTCATGATTAATTATCAACGATCAATGATGACTCTAATCAGAAAACCTTTCATTATCAATTATCCATTATCAATTATCCATTAACTCTTACCTTGTCCTACTCCCAAAAAACAGAATTGACTTATTTTCCAAAACCTTTCCCACGATTAGTAGAGGGTAAACAAAAACAGTTGTCTATTTGTTCTCTTAATTTATCATGATCAAGATTTTGTCCAATTAAAACTAATTGGTTTTTCGGTTCTCCTTTCCAGTCATCATCTTCAAGAGTAAACCGTTTTCCGCTCAAGTGAAAAATATGACGTTTAGGACTCTCATCAAACCAGAGAATTCCTTTTGCTCGGAAAACATTTTCTGGCAGTTGATTGTCTAAAAAATATTGAAATTTACGAATAGATAACGGTTGATCACTCTGTATGGAGATAGAGGTAAATCCATCATTTTCTAAATGGTTAGAATGGTGATGGTGTTCATGATCATGATGATGATGGTCATGGTCATGGTCATGGTGATGATGGTCATGATCATGGTGGTCATGGTGATGATGGTCATGATCATGATCGTGTTTATCTTCGACGGACTCAAAATATTTATCTGATTCAAACAGTCCAACACTGAGAATCAAAGGTAAGGGAACTTCAGATTTTGTTGTCCGTAAAATTCTCGATCCCTGCTTAATATCTCGAATTCTAACTTCTAAAGCGTCTACATCTGCTTCATCCACTAAATCAGTTTTATTGAGAACAATGATATCTCCGTAAGCAATTTGACTATAGGCCGCTTGAGAATTAAATAAATCTAAACTAAAATTAGAGCAATCTACCATTGTAATGATAGAATCAAGTCGGGTCATGTCTCGTAACTCTGTCCCTAAAAACGTTAACGCTACCGGTAACGGATCAGCTAATCCTGTGGTTTCCACGACGAGATAATCGACTTTGCCAGAATGCTCTAGAACTTTGTATACAGCATTAATCAAATCTTCATTGATGGTGCAGCAAATACAACCATTGCTGAGTTCCACCATATTATCCTCAGTCGAGATAATTAATTCATTATCTATGCCAATTTCTCCAAATTCATTAACGAGGACAGCAGTTTTTAATCCCTGTTGGTTGCTGAGAATATAATTAAGTAGGGTTGTCTTACCACTGCCAAGAAAACCTGTAATGATCGTAACAGGTAAACCCTGTTTAGGGGCATCCATTGCCTCAGAATTGCCGGGTTGTGTATCAACTGTTTGCATAGTATTCCCGTTTGGAAAACATCACACTATTGAGTAAGAATTACTCATGAGTACAAGGGTGACAACAATTCACCCTTTCATTTTATTTTAAACCCGGTCGTTAACGACGGGGTCTCATTTACCTATTTTAAAGATTATATTGTTTCTTTAAGTTGACGAAAGCGATCGGAGTAACTTTTCATCACTTGTAGAGCAAACAAGGGTGTCTGCTGTACCGCAAATAAAAAGTGTTCCCGGTCTAATACCGCCAGTTTACACTGAGTTTTGGCTTTAGCGGTAGAGGCTCTCAAGTGATCCTCCTGAATAATTGCTCCTTGTCCAAATACATCCCCCGCTTGTATCGTCTCTATCACTTTACCCTCTATTGACATTTCAACTTCTCCCTCGATAACCCCAAACATAGTATGACCTTCTTGTCCTTGTTCAAAGATAATCTCACCCGGCGCAAAAATTTGATCCGGTTGCTTTTTAAAGATGTTAATCGTGTCGGTTGGCTGTAATAACATATAATTTTTATCCTTAATACCTTGACTTTTGTTCTAATATGGGGTAATAAAAATATTTACGTACAGGGCAAAGAGCGAAGATAACTATCCAGATGAGAGCGATCGCCAATAACATGAAATAAAGGGCCACGTTCTCCCATCTCGACAATGCTCAATCCTGCCACTGGCATCGCAAAGCGATCGCGGTAACGCCCTACGTCAATTCCCATTAAACCACAAAGCATAATCCGAATAGTGGCTTTATGAGAGACAATTAAAATATTCCCTTCACAATACTTTTGCTCGATTTCTTCTAGGACTTGGGAGGTACGACGAGCAATGTCAATTCCTCTTTCTCCTCCGGGGGGTGCAGTCCAAGCCGGATCGGTTAACCAACGAACATATAAATCATGATCTTCTTGGTATAACACTTGAGGATGTTTCCCTTCCCAACTTCCATAGGCAATTTCTTTTAACCCATCCCGAAGTTCCATAGAAATTCCCGCCCTTTCACACAC belongs to Gloeothece citriformis PCC 7424 and includes:
- a CDS encoding gluconeogenesis factor YvcK family protein, which encodes MSISPLKQALRRLSSERSRLTNMSKTTPRRVNRWFKWLSPGLFVKRWLLISLAGVFLTLLGVAIWVKLTPINRLIEFVTGMLETLANIIPNSVSGPIAIGLGVFLLLWGQSRTLGAITEVLQPEGDGELVDLLLAHRRLNRGPKIVAIGGGTGLSTLLRGIKQYSANITAIVTVADDGGSSGRLRREMGILPPGDIRNCIAALADEEKLLTELFQYRFQAGDGLSGHSFGNLFLTAMSEITGDLERAISASSKVLAIRGKVLPSTLADVSLWARLTDGRLIEGESHITEAGGKIEQIGCFPSNPRALPAAIKAIKEADYIIIGPGSLYTSIIPNLLVPEISKALAKSQVPRIYVCNIMTQPGETEGYTVADHLRAINQVSGQRIFDAVLAQKTSPSSQSLKRYAQENCHPVFLDRENVSKLGYRIILANVMDEDEQTGYVRHNPHRLARVLFKWYTSKRHRKI
- a CDS encoding SAM hydrolase/SAM-dependent halogenase family protein, with amino-acid sequence MSQPSIITLLTDFGLEDGYVGVMKGVIAQINPLSQVIDITHQIPPQNLAAGRFCLMNAYDYFPKGTVHIGVVDPGVGSQRRGVAIRFVDGYLVGPDNGLFSGILQDLPPIMAVELTNPDYWRTPNPSSTFHGRDIFAPVGAYLAKGVPLQVLGDPIHPESLIQFPITDVEFRDHQLRGCIQYVDHFGNLITNIPPQEIAGKNWSIVVKDIKIPSGKTYNDVNLGELIGLVGSHGWLEIAVNGGSAQSKLSLNIGDPIEVLF
- the dtd gene encoding D-aminoacyl-tRNA deacylase, with translation MRVVIQRVKSSQVTVNGKIVGQIGRGLNLLVAIATTDTENELDWMCRKCLELRLFPADGQSDRPEKSIQDIDGELLVISQFTLYGDCRKGRRPSFSDSAPPQVAQHLYEKFVEKLRQSGLRVETGVFGAMMEVSIQNDGPVTLLLEREASGSIMDNG
- a CDS encoding CobW family GTP-binding protein, which encodes MQTVDTQPGNSEAMDAPKQGLPVTIITGFLGSGKTTLLNYILSNQQGLKTAVLVNEFGEIGIDNELIISTEDNMVELSNGCICCTINEDLINAVYKVLEHSGKVDYLVVETTGLADPLPVALTFLGTELRDMTRLDSIITMVDCSNFSLDLFNSQAAYSQIAYGDIIVLNKTDLVDEADVDALEVRIRDIKQGSRILRTTKSEVPLPLILSVGLFESDKYFESVEDKHDHDHDHHHHDHHDHDHHHHDHDHDHHHHDHEHHHHSNHLENDGFTSISIQSDQPLSIRKFQYFLDNQLPENVFRAKGILWFDESPKRHIFHLSGKRFTLEDDDWKGEPKNQLVLIGQNLDHDKLREQIDNCFCLPSTNRGKGFGK
- a CDS encoding cyclic nucleotide-binding domain-containing protein, whose amino-acid sequence is MLLQPTDTINIFKKQPDQIFAPGEIIFEQGQEGHTMFGVIEGEVEMSIEGKVIETIQAGDVFGQGAIIQEDHLRASTAKAKTQCKLAVLDREHFLFAVQQTPLFALQVMKSYSDRFRQLKETI
- a CDS encoding histidine phosphatase family protein, which codes for MSLTLYFLRHGQTAYSKTGGYCGRPENDPGLTPEGIQMAIAFAKTYGDLPWKAVYVSPLHRTIQTATPVCERAGISMELRDGLKEIAYGSWEGKHPQVLYQEDHDLYVRWLTDPAWTAPPGGERGIDIARRTSQVLEEIEQKYCEGNILIVSHKATIRIMLCGLMGIDVGRYRDRFAMPVAGLSIVEMGERGPLFHVIGDRSHLDSYLRSLPCT